One genomic window of Haloarcula limicola includes the following:
- a CDS encoding winged helix-turn-helix domain-containing protein, with the protein MVRNPFGDDDSPELTTVLDALDDEDCRDIVSVLDEPMTASEISDESGVPLSTTYRKLELLTESSLLYEGVEVRPDGQHASRYDIDFEEVVILLDENNAFDVEIAHRARTPDQRLENIWSEVRKET; encoded by the coding sequence ATGGTCCGGAACCCGTTCGGTGACGACGACTCACCCGAGTTAACGACAGTTCTCGACGCCTTGGACGACGAGGACTGTCGCGACATCGTCAGCGTCCTCGACGAACCGATGACGGCGAGCGAGATATCCGACGAGAGCGGCGTCCCCCTCTCGACGACCTATCGGAAGCTAGAACTGCTCACCGAGTCCTCGCTGCTCTACGAGGGCGTGGAGGTCCGCCCGGACGGCCAACACGCCAGTCGCTACGACATCGACTTCGAGGAAGTCGTCATCCTCCTCGACGAGAACAACGCCTTCGACGTCGAGATCGCCCACCGGGCGCGGACCCCGGACCAGCGCCTCGAGAACATCTGGTCGGAGGTCCGAAAGGAGACGTAA
- a CDS encoding DUF7521 family protein, giving the protein MPHIPSSQIGVVVAQTLILVIGGLITYYSYKAYSRTGSPEHKWLTAGFGIVTLGAVLGGVLDLGVERYTAGDLIYTSVFVSSSLTAIGLGIILYSLYVR; this is encoded by the coding sequence ATGCCACACATCCCAAGCTCGCAAATCGGCGTCGTCGTCGCACAGACCCTCATCCTCGTCATCGGCGGTCTCATCACGTACTACTCGTACAAGGCCTACAGCAGGACCGGCTCGCCGGAACACAAGTGGCTCACCGCCGGGTTCGGCATCGTCACGCTCGGCGCGGTGCTCGGCGGCGTCCTCGACCTCGGCGTCGAGCGATACACGGCCGGCGACCTCATCTACACGAGCGTCTTCGTCTCCAGTTCCCTGACCGCCATCGGTCTCGGCATCATCCTCTACTCGCTGTACGTCCGCTGA